From Hyla sarda isolate aHylSar1 chromosome 5, aHylSar1.hap1, whole genome shotgun sequence, a single genomic window includes:
- the LOC130272844 gene encoding uncharacterized protein LOC130272844 translates to MERPLLSESLAKVTFDDAAVYFSEEQWQNLEEFQKKIYKELIKEIYETMLALGYRIPKPEIVSRIERGEEPCVDPCKKPKQQETQPQGAPDGSKDSEPVIKIERESPEASAPVTPNEISSSQERGGAQCSRCGTCCNNQCGRMAFQWSGQGMYPGSPMDTNHGKPYMTPPPSYFNGSPISYNNRGEGMSHPTSPMASYGNAGMVPLSPHYAGPGYRNAAEPSSPFQMPERPTNPVFAFEQMPMGPPASHVDLDNRNRNPHMQNAMFHDRRNPVPPCPGCGAYCNNQCGMNVHWEQRRLHHQVPGPVDVAQGHRYTSPPNPYFSGGANPASFSNIRPPVRHGTPPVNVQGNSGMIQMSAPYPGYRRPGDKSPNVFPNKPEHHGNNTGAASPHHGPNQGVKYGMVPANNSGNYRKSQSISPLAAIETMPVFSSNNSPGAVGDQRNRPLPQTVTSSDNNRDRNTMNSYTNGRQNQLNFSNHGAKITRVQPATSATGNTAGQLKSGDTAGNKSSMPSDGGGTASKNTFPSSSSFIGQVVEQVILNESHAAKRSAVQTASESGIPTKRASPTVIIVDCDEEKCTQTQKATGNNNPGSACVTLSTTKSSLPSAPVAGGSHDSKKTPPPENKRPETPPITISNVRSGGLFLTPPSKGIKETMKDSGPIIIIDDKDGEGAAPPRASPASSSNKAVTPPVPNTKVNKEPSPAPPPASSTNTTMQPQGGQQGAAVLVNKVQMQQPSPIIVTGGAGLGNQPLSVPVNGNQSIMLTFPVTVGSSGIMLATPMTNRVPISKNTRLVPTNTVTASRNVNPKFSSVAVTPVIGQTNTLPVAVPPGHAKPVAINVNQSSNLTGAINIKNTNVNGGTLKAVPVSAAGNQTIPLFVDANSGLILTGSAVPSKDNVPSSIGNATVVAVNRGVVAGNVAPVTLGGKLAFGNIAPVNGLYIGGNSPVALAGNANKGTLSINNPTILTLNGGLGIGNSRSVTAPIANIASVNANRTLQVAQATASSVVGGASQQNNTVILRKIDEKSGVSNQAGTEQQPAVVVERLFKCSECDEKFNSLENLTSHRAIHKPREVPAGGHVGQSASKDSGDNEALPRTGDNDAPTILYTTQGDDGSTVYVVTV, encoded by the exons GTGACATTTGATGATGCTGCAGTTTACTTCTCAGAGGAACAATGGCAGAACCTAGAGGAGTTTCAGAAGAAAATCTACAAAGAGCTCATTAAAGAAATCTATGAGACGATGCTGGCCCTGG GATACCGCATCCCAAAACCAGAAATTGTGTCCCGAATCGAGCGCGGGGAAGAGCCATGTGTTGACCCATGCAAGAAGCCAAAACAGCAAGAAACTCAGCCACAAGGCGCTCCAGATGGCAGTAAAG ACTCTGAGCCGGTGATAAAGATCGAGCGAGAGTCTCCAGAAGCTTCCGCACCAGTCACTCCCAATGAGATCTCGTCTTCTCAGGAGCGCGGTGGGGCTCAGTGCTCGCGCTGTGGGACGTGCTGCAACAACCAATGCGGTAGAATGGCATTTCAGTGGAGCGGTCAAGGGATGTATCCCGGATCTCCTATGGACACAAATCATGGGAAGCCATATATGACTCCTCCGCCCTCTTACTTCAATGGGAGCCCAATATCGTATAATAATAGGGGTGAAGGAATGTCCCACCCCACCTCCCCGATGGCTTCTTATGGGAATGCAGGAATGGTCCCACTGTCTCCACACTATGCCGGTCCTGGCTACAGAAATGCTGCTGAACCCAGCTCCCCATTTCAGATGCCTGAGAGGCCAACAAATCCAGTGTTTGCTTTCGAGCAAATGCCCATGGGTCCCCCTGCTAGTCATGTGG ATCTAGACAACAGAAATCGAAACCCTCACATGCAAAATGCCATGTTCCACGATAGAAGAAATCCTGTGCCCCCCTGTCCGGGCTGCGGAGCGTACTGCAATAATCAATGTGGAATGAACGTTCACTGGGAACAAAGAAGATTGCATCATCAGGTTCCTGGGCCGGTGGATGTAGCTCAGGGGCACCGATACACTTCTCCCCCCAACCCATACTTTAGCGGCGGAGCGAACCCTGCCTCTTTCTCCAATATACGCCCTCCTGTCAGACACGGAACACCGCCAGTAAATGTTCAAGGGAATTCGGGGATGATACAGATGTCGGCACCTTATCCAGGATATCGCAGGCCCGGTGATAAGTCTCCAAATGTTTTTCCCAACAAACCCGAGCACCATGGAAACAATACAGGAGCTGCTTCACCTCATCATGGGCCCAACCAGGGTGTCAAGTATGGAATGGTCCCTGCAAACAATAGTGGGAATTACAGGAAGTCGCAATCTATATCTCCATTGGCAGCTATCGAAACCATGCCAGTGTTTTCTTCCAATAACAGTCCAGGTGCTGTTGGTGACCAGAGAAATAGACCTCTTCCCCAAACAGTGACCAGCAGTGATAATAACAGAGACCGGAACACAATGAACTCCTATACCAACGGACGACAAAACCAACTTAATTTCTCCAACCACGGTGCCAAAATCACCAGAGTACAGCCGGCAACATCGGCAACAGGCAATACTGCTGGCCAACTAAAGTCTGGGGATACGGCTGGAAATAAGAGTTCCATGCCATCAGATGGAGGGGGCACGGCTTCCAAAAACACTTTCCCCTCATCCTCCAGCTTTATTGGTCAAGTGGTGGAGCAGGTTATACTCAATGAAAGTCATGCCGCAAAAAGGTCTGCTGTCCAGACAGCCTCGGAAAGTGGGATTCCTACAAAGAGAGCCAGCCCTACGGTGATCATCGTCGACTGCGATGAAGAGAAGTGCACACAGACTCAAAAAGCCACTGGCAATAATAACCCAGGTTCTGCTTGTGTTACTCTTTCAACCACTAAATCCAGTCTTCCTTCAGCTCCAGTTGCAGGTGGAAGTCATGATTCTAAGAAAACTCCACCACCCGAAAATAAGCGCCCAGAGACTCCACCCATTACGATCAGTAACGTGCGGAGTGGTGGCCTTTTCCTTACTCCGCCTTCCAAGGGAATAAAAGAAACAATGAAGGACTCTGGTCCAATTATAATTATTGACGACAAAGATGGAGAAGGAGCGGCACCACCTCGTGCTTCACCTGCCAGTAGCTCAAATAAAGCTGTGACCCCACCAGTACCCAACACCAAGGTTAACAAGGAGCCTTCTCCTGCCCCGCCTCCTGCTTCCTCAACCAACACCACCATGCAACCTCAAGGCGGCCAACAGGGAGCTGCAGTTTTGGTCAATAAAGTTCAGATGCAACAGCCTTCGCCTATTATTGTCACTGGAGGTGCCGGTCTTGGCAACCAGCCATTATCTGTCCCTGTAAATGGCAACCAAAGTATCATGCTTACCTTCCCTGTCACAGTTGGTAGTTCAGGAATCATGCTCGCAACACCCATGACCAACAGAGTGCCAATAAGTAAAAACACTAGACTCGTGCCAACAAACACAGTCACTGCTTCCAGGAACGTCAACCCTAAATTCAGCTCTGTAGCGGTGACCCCAGTAATTGGTCAAACAAATACGCTTCCTGTGGCTGTGCCTCCCGGACATGCAAAACCTGTGGCCATCAATGTCAACCAATCCAGCAATCTTACCGGTGCTATTAATATAAAGAACACTAATGTCAACGGTGGGACACTCAAGGCTGTGCCAGTATCTGCTGCGGGGAATCAAACAATTCCGCTCTTTGTAGATGCCAATTCTGGTCTTATTCTAACCGGGTCAGCCGTTCCTTCCAAGGATAATGTCCCCTCCAGTATTGGCAACGCCACCGTGGTTGCTGTTAATAGGGGTGTTGTTGCTGGGAATGTTGCTCCCGTAACTTTGGGTGGAAAACTGGCATTTGGCAATATCGCCCCCGTAAATGGACTTTACATTGGTGGCAATTCTCCCGTTGCACTTGCAGGAAATGCCAACAAAGGAACATTAAGTATCAACAATCCCACGATCCTTACCTTAAATGGTGGCTTGGGCATTGGCAATTCACGGTCTGTCACGGCACCCATAGCGAATATTGCTTCTGTCAATGCAAATAGGACTTTGCAGGTGGCCCAAGCCACAGCTTCTAGTGTGGTAGGTGGAGCCAGTCAGCAGAATAATACCGTTATTTTACGGAAGATCGATGAGAAGAGCGGTGTATCCAACCAGGCCGGCACTGAGCAGCAGCCAGCTGTTGTAGTGGAAAGACTGTTTAAGTGCAGCGAATGTGACGAGAAGTTTAATTCTCTCGAGAACTTGACTTCCCATCGAGCCATTCACAAGCCGAGAGAGGTCCCGGCGGGCGGCCATGTTGGCCAGTCAGCCTCCAAAGACTCTGGTGATAATGAAGCTCTTCCAAGAACAGGAGACAATGATGCTCCAACCATTTTGTACACTACACAAGGAGATGACGGCAGCACTGTGTATGTGGTGACCGTGTAG